In the Malaya genurostris strain Urasoe2022 chromosome 1, Malgen_1.1, whole genome shotgun sequence genome, one interval contains:
- the LOC131426002 gene encoding uncharacterized protein LOC131426002 isoform X4 yields MQKKKKPDKNLQRRSTLARDLLRRHRSLPGRPASQRASQPVIQSEVPTHTGSRPVRPRTDKPQFCCAEHIRVTGVRAFFLLLGLLLLLLVLLVLVLAGTDNFTIHQQQQKQQRHTLPACLPLSSFEHRGTSFSLSAVFFLYKRDGGVRGHSQEVGRTRNGVRTSGNIRRRRRRRTRSQPAMDRRLSMHSDSSQEAMDISSSNRTGSSSTDANNSSFLNNNNNNNNILLNKSAITTTTSADSDNVDSDEDQRRSVHLFQARHSARRENLHQLMDNMLRRKFHSLNNNNYSGKHPASAGNTLLQQHLAAAVVDNNQNHDERETNDGKKYVCPICDTISSTKHDFTEHIRSHNNSKSATGGDNGEGGQFVCKICSKVLSSASSLDRHVLVHTGERPFNCKYCNLTFTTNGNMHRHMRTHKQSERESYESDGSTDSGGSSGASSGMSNNNNNSYNNNYEGEGKRKNSDENVHYKRKIRTINNNILDGSVTEGVQKFCCPVCVRNDFSSMISLESHMDREHPHIPAKCRHCDMVFKSYKALNAHRCGNNNYQNITPGFKDLTFVDFSSEKFPLIAKSVCEQSIRTPVTSQKFECTKCYRAFPCSKTLEMHVRECGASDYSSSGTEKRKWKTSEASSEEDLKRDDFFANLDLQNKSMSTNMSSNVSEAPTTPSSLDKSFSSPIMSREIKQEPNYYHHSGANYPPQQDNKDLADIQSIINVTSSGGFFRQLDKDPYPPLLKDEEEAQDAFTAEFRKMKLRGEFPCRLCAAVFPNLRALKGHNRIHVSAAGPGPYRCNMCPYIINDKATLIRHMRSHNGDRPYECALCNYAFTTKANCERHLRNRHGRATRDEVKRAIIYHPSEDSSCEDPLKKMQMFNTPPGDFDRDVDDHPSDRSTPVSHLKEMLMPIPMSLVTKIDSTPMPITPAKIQVKSLEKLNQLTPPQEQDYEKETPDTPVSQQPSEPSHPIDLSMDVLDLSKKPEPIIRRENDADSDHPRSDAEDDDDERGDDDAEDEDEEEQQAAKIPKLDLSLLEKNQHQLQLMQQKLFSEALSKMDPAHYFQLSQLYSRFGFPAAAAFPLHPLFLQNPLLCAPGALGDLKNFFPKEFPLLPQMSGGSLIGNPFHSPSESPKSSTESTVGSGPAPFVTTTPLSAKNSGAQQSPQSLPNSLQQQKVLYQHHQQQQIPPPPPPPPSSMSASIPMGNGPVKMVIKNGVLMPKQKQRRYRTERPFACEHCSARFTLRSNMERHIKQQHPQFWSQRQRGGHHMMRGRGHSSAAAAAAVAAAAAASAVTSNPGSALHQHHHPHHQSMAAAFGGISDQVKYAILAQQSGKAAAGHHPNHRPVVDGGSEIGGTAGMSSMLQNIIAQGQNPFGAGAPMHHNQHHHHQHQAQSRAEHSAVKAGNGEHHRAGDDEEDEEEEEEEDEQELVIDEELEIDEGDHPEDLSSKGGNESEQELPRPVQVTRNDSPVFQHKILKQKLEETKEQRQQAAKAVAEGILEQAIRQRKEVDKEKEQPKSSADESDLVSVSKLVDNATNVAFENYFSRPDVPLSQDQSDEEGLVASGSASESNNSGTDDPNPSNHLQKKKSAYSLAPNRVSCPYCQRMFPWSSSLRRHILTHTGQKPFKCSQCTLLFTTKSNCDRHLLRKHGDVESAMSIPVPIDDLLDPKPEPIPVAVAEAIAKSKGTPPSSRPASPKPQSAQSVRLEEDHQPAAPAVKALTVAKEEEEEEFEPIPSPEPAAKIKDEPSTDDNSTIPAVNSDLPFKCHLCDCSFADRVSCLDHIKQSHVHEFALLMNKVTLEAESEAPSGSPDDDESGNNGEGGRGGKYPDYANRKVGRR; encoded by the exons AtgcagaagaagaagaagccgGACAAAAACCTACAACGGAGAAGCACACTGGCAAGAGATTTATTACGCCGCCATCGCAGCTTGCCAGGCCGACCAGCCAGCCAGCGAGCCAGCCAGCCAGTCATCCAGTCAGAGGTCCCCACACACACGGGATCCCGTCCTGTCAGGCCGCGAACTGACAAGCCGCAGTTTTGTTGCGCAGAGCACATCAGAGTCACTGGTGTGCGTGCTTTTTTCCTCTTACtagggctgctgctgctgctgctagtgCTGCTGGTGCTGGTGCTCGCAGGAACGGACAATTTTACGatccatcaacaacaacaaaaacaacaacggcacacactgcctgcctgcctgccgtTGTCGTCATTCGAACATAGGGGGACGTCGTTTTCTCTTTCCGCTGTCTTCTTCCTGTACAAGAGAGATGGGGGCGTTCGAGGTCATAGCCAGGAGGTTGGGAGGACACGGAATGGAGTGCGCACATCAGGCAACATCAGAagaaggaggaggaggaggacgaG ATCTCAACCAGCGATGGATCGTCGTCTATCGATGCACTCCGACTCGTCCCAGGAAGCGATGGATATAAGCTCCTCGAACCGCACCGGCAGCAGCAGCACCGATGCGAACAATTCTTCGTTcctcaacaataacaacaacaacaacaacattttACTGAATAAATCTGCGATCACCACGACGACTAGTGCCGACTCCGACAATGTCGACTCGGATGAGGATCAACGCCGTTCGGTCCATCTGTTCCAGGCCCGTCACAGTGCCCGAAGGGAAAACCTGCACCAGTTGATGGATAACATGTTGCGCCGGAAGTTTCACAGTTTGAACAACAACAACTACAGTGGGAAACATCCGGCGTCGGCTGGGAACACTTTGCTGCAGCAGCATCTGGCGGCGGCGGTCGTTGACAACAACCAGAATCATGACGAAAGGGAAACGAATGACGGAAAGAAGTATGTGTGTCCGATTTGTGACACGATTTCATCGACCAAACATGACTTCACGGAACACATCCGATCACACAACAACAGCAAATCGGCAACCGGCGGTGATAACGGAGAAGGTGGTCAGTTTGTGTGTAAAATCTGCTCGAAGGTTCTGTCGTCCGCATCGTCGCTGGATCGCCACGTGCTGGTGCACACCGGAGAGCGACCGTTCAACTGTAAGTACTGCAATCTGACGTTCACGACGAATGGCAATATGCATCGGCACATGCGAACCCACAAACAGTCGGAACGGGAAAGCTACGAAAGTGATGGTTCTACGGATAGTGGCGGAAGTAGCGGGGCAAGCAGTGGGATgtccaacaataacaacaatagctACAACAACAACTACGAAGGGGAAGGAAAGCGCAAGAATTCGGACGAAAATGTCCACTACAAGCGCAAGATTCGTACTATCAATAATAACATCCTGGACGGCAGTGTGACCGAAGGGGTTCAGAAGTTTTGCTGTCCGGTTTGTGTCCGGAATGACTTTTCCAGTATGATCAGTTTGGAAAGTCACATGGACCGGGAACATCCGCATATTCCGGCAAAGTGTCGTCACTGCGATATGGTGTTCAAAAGCTACAAAGCCCTGAATGCGCACCGGTGCGGAAACAACAACTACCAAAACATAACTCCGGGTTTCAAAGATTTGacgtttgttgatttttcaagtgaaaaatTCCCACTGATAGCGAAGAGTGTTTGCGAGCAGAGCATCCGGACACCGGTGACCAGTCAGAAGTTCGAATGTACCAAGTGTTACCGAGCGTTTCCCTGTTCGAAAACGCTGGAGATGCATGTGCGGGAATGTGGCGCTTCGGattacagttccagtggaacggAGAAACGCAAATGGAAAACGAGTGAGGCATCGTCGGAGGAGGACCTCAAACGAGATGATTTCTTTGCCAATCTGGACCTGCAGAATAAGTCTATGTCGACGAACATGTCATCGAATGTTTCCGAGGCACCCACCACTCCGTCATCGTTGGACAAATCGTTCTCCTCACCGATCATGTCCCGTGAGATAAAACAAGAGCCAAACTACTACCACCACAGTGGTGCCAACTATCCTCCGCAGCAGGACAACAAAGATCTCGCCGACATCCAGTCGATTATCAACGTCACCTCGTCCGGGGGATTCTTCCGCCAGTTGGATAAGGATCCGTACCCTCCGCTGCTGAAGGATGAAGAAGAAGCTCAGGATGCTTTCACTGCGGAGTTTCGTAAAATGAAACTTCGTGGTGAATTTCCCTGTCGGCTGTGTGCCGCCGTCTTTCCCAACCTACGGGCGTTGAAGGGTCACAACCGGATTCACGTATCCGCAGCCGGTCCGGGACCGTACCGGTGCAACATGTGCCCTTACATCATCAATGACAAGGCGACTCTGATTCGACATATGCGATCTCACAACGGAGATCGACCGTACGAGTGTGCCCTCTGCAATTATGCCTTCACAACGAAAGCGAACTGCGAACGCCACCTGCGGAATCGCCATGGCCGTGCGACCCGTGACGAAGTCAAACGGGCTATCATCTATCATCCCTCGGAGGATTCGTCCTGTGAGGATCCGTTGAAGAAGATGCAAATGTTCAATACGCCACCCGGGGACTTCGATCGGGACGTGGATGATCATCCGTCCGACCGGAGCACTCCGGTGTCGCACCTGAAGGAAATGCTGATGCCAATACCGATGAGTCTAGTCACTAAGATCGACAGCACACCGATGCCGATTACGCCGGCCAAAATTCAGGTGAAAAGTTTGGAAAAGCTTAACCAATTGACTCCGCCGCAGGAACAAGACTACGAAAAGGAAACACCGGACACTCCGGTTTCCCAACAGCCTTCGGAGCCGAGTCATCCGATCGATCTAAGCATGGATGTGTTGGATTTGAGCAAGAAACCGGAACCGATCATTCGCCGCGAAAACGATGCAGACTCGGATCATCCTCGTTCCGATGCCGAAGACGATGACGACGAACGTGGCGACGATGACGCGGAGGATGAAGACGAAGAGGAACAACAGGCCGCCAAAATCCCAAAACTGGATCTATCGTTGCTGGAGAAAAACCAACACCAACTTCAGCTGATGCAACAGAAACTCTTCAGCGAAGCGCTATCCAAAATGGATCCGGCCCATTACTTCCAACTAAGCCAACTGTACAGCCGGTTCGGTTTTCCGGCGGCCGCTGCCTTTCCCCTACATCCATTGTTCCTACAGAATCCTCTGCTGTGCGCTCCCGGTGCTCTCGGTGATCTGAAAAATTTCTTCCCCAAAGAATTTCCCCTGTTGCCACAGATGTCCGGCGGTAGTCTGATCGGAAATCCGTTCCACTCGCCATCGGAATCACCCAAGAGCAGTACGGAATCCACGGTCGGATCCGGACCAGCTCCGTTCGTCACCACAACACCTCTATCGGCTAAAAACTCCGGAGCTCAGCAATCGCCACAAAGTTTGCCAAATTCTCTACAACAGCAAAAAGTACTTTATCAGCATCATCAGCAACAGCAAATTCCCCCGCCACCACCACCTCCCCCGTCGTCCATGTCTGCGTCGATCCCGATGGGAAACGGTCCCGTCAAGATGGTTATCAAAAATGGCGTCCTGATGCCGAAGCAAAAACAACGCCGCTATCGCACCGAACGTCCGTTTGCCTGTGAGCATTGTTCCGCGCGTTTTACACTGCGTTCGAACATGGAACGTCACATCAAACAGCAACATCCACAATTTTGGTCCCAACGGCAACGTGGCGGTCATCACATGATGCGAGGTCGTGGACATTCATCTGCCGCAGCCGCTGCGgcggttgctgctgctgctgcagccTCTGCCGTGACTTCGAACCCCGGGTCGGCTTTGCATCAACATCATCATCCGCATCATCAGTCGATGGCGGCCGCTTTCGGTGGTATTTCCGATCAGGTCAAATATGCAATTCTGGCCCAACAGTCAGGCAAAGCCGCTGCCGGCCACCATCCGAACCACCGACCCGTGGTCGACGGTGGCAGCGAAATCGGAGGTACGGCCGGAATGAGTAGCATGCTTCAGAATATCATTGCTCAAGGGCAGAATCCTTTCGGAGCCGGAGCTCCGATGCACCACAAccaacaccaccaccaccaacatCAGGCACAGTCGAGGGCGGAACATTCAGCGGTAAAGGCGGGCAATGGCGAGCACCACCGAGCGGGAGACGACGAAGAAGATGAAGAGGAGGAAGAGGAAGAGGACGAACAGGAGCTTGTGATTGATGAGGAGCTAGAAATCGACGAAGGAGATCACCCGGAGGATCTGAGCAGCAAGGGAGGCAACGAGTCTGAACAGGAATTACCACGACCGGTTCAGGTTACCAGGAATGACAGTCCCGTGTTTCAGcataaaattttgaagcaaaaaCTGGAGGAAACCAAAGAACAACGGCAGCAAGCAGCGAAAGCTGTGGCGGAGGGAATTCTCGAACAGGCGATCCGACAGCGGAAGGAAGTGGACAAGGAAAAGGAACAACCGAAAAGTAGTGCGGACGAGAGTGATTTGGTGTCGGTGTCCAAACTGGTCGACAACGCCACCAACGTGGCATTCGAGAactattttag CAGACCTGATGTTCCGTTGTCGCAGGATCAGAGCGACGAGGAAGGCCTGGTCGCATCGGGCTCGGCATCCGAAAGCAACAACTCCGGAACGGATGATCCGAATCCGTCGAATCATTTGCAGAAGAAGAAATCCGCCTACAGTTTGGCTCCCAATCGGGTCAGCTGTCCCTACTGTCAGCGTATGTTCCCGTGGTCCAGCTCGCTACGGCGTCATATCCTTACCCACACCGGTCAGAAACCGTTCAAATGTTCGCAGTGTACTCTCCTGTTCACCACCAAATCCAACTGTGACCGTCATCTGTTGCGGAAGCACGGAGACGTCGAATCGGCCATGTCCATTCCGGTGCCGATTGATGATCTGCTGGATCCCAAACCGGAACCCATTCCGGTGGCCGTTGCCGAAGCTATTGCCAAATCCAAAGGAACACCGCCATCATCTCGACCGGCCAGCCCAAAACCACAATCTGCTCAATCTGTCCGCCTGGAGGAGGACCACCAACCAGCAGCACCAGCAGTCAAGGCGTTAACGGTGGCGAAGGAGGAAGAGGAGGAGGAATTCGAACCGATCCCGTCACCGGAACCGGCCGCTAAAATCAAAGATGAACCATCCACGGACGATAACTCCACGATCCCGGCCGTCAATTCGGATCTTCCCTTCAAGTGCCACCTGTGCGACTGTTCTTTCGCCGACCGAGTGTCCTGTCTGGATCACATCAAGCAATCCCACGTGCACGAATTTGCCCTGCTCATGAACAAGGTCACCCTGGAAGCGGAAAGTGAAGCCCCGTCCGGTTCGCCGGATGACGACGAAAGCGGTAACAATGGCGAAGGCGGTCGGGGTGGAAAGTATCCCGACTACGCCAATCGGAAGGTAGGTCGCAG GTAA
- the LOC131426002 gene encoding uncharacterized protein LOC131426002 isoform X3 has protein sequence MPFCALSHPMSRRSARRSSSNPIAPGSRPSRRPPPKGGGAVIATADKQSHPKPMNARSQPAMDRRLSMHSDSSQEAMDISSSNRTGSSSTDANNSSFLNNNNNNNNILLNKSAITTTTSADSDNVDSDEDQRRSVHLFQARHSARRENLHQLMDNMLRRKFHSLNNNNYSGKHPASAGNTLLQQHLAAAVVDNNQNHDERETNDGKKYVCPICDTISSTKHDFTEHIRSHNNSKSATGGDNGEGGQFVCKICSKVLSSASSLDRHVLVHTGERPFNCKYCNLTFTTNGNMHRHMRTHKQSERESYESDGSTDSGGSSGASSGMSNNNNNSYNNNYEGEGKRKNSDENVHYKRKIRTINNNILDGSVTEGVQKFCCPVCVRNDFSSMISLESHMDREHPHIPAKCRHCDMVFKSYKALNAHRCGNNNYQNITPGFKDLTFVDFSSEKFPLIAKSVCEQSIRTPVTSQKFECTKCYRAFPCSKTLEMHVRECGASDYSSSGTEKRKWKTSEASSEEDLKRDDFFANLDLQNKSMSTNMSSNVSEAPTTPSSLDKSFSSPIMSREIKQEPNYYHHSGANYPPQQDNKDLADIQSIINVTSSGGFFRQLDKDPYPPLLKDEEEAQDAFTAEFRKMKLRGEFPCRLCAAVFPNLRALKGHNRIHVSAAGPGPYRCNMCPYIINDKATLIRHMRSHNGDRPYECALCNYAFTTKANCERHLRNRHGRATRDEVKRAIIYHPSEDSSCEDPLKKMQMFNTPPGDFDRDVDDHPSDRSTPVSHLKEMLMPIPMSLVTKIDSTPMPITPAKIQVKSLEKLNQLTPPQEQDYEKETPDTPVSQQPSEPSHPIDLSMDVLDLSKKPEPIIRRENDADSDHPRSDAEDDDDERGDDDAEDEDEEEQQAAKIPKLDLSLLEKNQHQLQLMQQKLFSEALSKMDPAHYFQLSQLYSRFGFPAAAAFPLHPLFLQNPLLCAPGALGDLKNFFPKEFPLLPQMSGGSLIGNPFHSPSESPKSSTESTVGSGPAPFVTTTPLSAKNSGAQQSPQSLPNSLQQQKVLYQHHQQQQIPPPPPPPPSSMSASIPMGNGPVKMVIKNGVLMPKQKQRRYRTERPFACEHCSARFTLRSNMERHIKQQHPQFWSQRQRGGHHMMRGRGHSSAAAAAAVAAAAAASAVTSNPGSALHQHHHPHHQSMAAAFGGISDQVKYAILAQQSGKAAAGHHPNHRPVVDGGSEIGGTAGMSSMLQNIIAQGQNPFGAGAPMHHNQHHHHQHQAQSRAEHSAVKAGNGEHHRAGDDEEDEEEEEEEDEQELVIDEELEIDEGDHPEDLSSKGGNESEQELPRPVQVTRNDSPVFQHKILKQKLEETKEQRQQAAKAVAEGILEQAIRQRKEVDKEKEQPKSSADESDLVSVSKLVDNATNVAFENYFSRPDVPLSQDQSDEEGLVASGSASESNNSGTDDPNPSNHLQKKKSAYSLAPNRVSCPYCQRMFPWSSSLRRHILTHTGQKPFKCSQCTLLFTTKSNCDRHLLRKHGDVESAMSIPVPIDDLLDPKPEPIPVAVAEAIAKSKGTPPSSRPASPKPQSAQSVRLEEDHQPAAPAVKALTVAKEEEEEEFEPIPSPEPAAKIKDEPSTDDNSTIPAVNSDLPFKCHLCDCSFADRVSCLDHIKQSHVHEFALLMNKVTLEAESEAPSGSPDDDESGNNGEGGRGGKYPDYANRKVICAFCLRRFWSTEDLRRHMRTHSGERPFQCDVCRRRFTLKHSMLRHQRKHKCSRLNGGGGVAEAAGKNGHVASSDFSDDEPEMAPTPPPAVPQSQQKQQLPQAITRSSAKGLLGGGGGSSADLIGNLLGISDQGILNRMLLGSASDAARLLGVEK, from the exons ATGCCATTCTGCGCATTATCTCATCCGATGTCGAGAAGATCTGCTAGGCGCAGCAGCAGCAACCCCATCGCCCCCGGGAGCCGTCCCAGCCGACGACCACCACCGAAGGGGGGCGGTGCTGTCATAGCAACAGCGGACAAACAAAGCCATCCAAAGCCGATGAACGCCAG ATCTCAACCAGCGATGGATCGTCGTCTATCGATGCACTCCGACTCGTCCCAGGAAGCGATGGATATAAGCTCCTCGAACCGCACCGGCAGCAGCAGCACCGATGCGAACAATTCTTCGTTcctcaacaataacaacaacaacaacaacattttACTGAATAAATCTGCGATCACCACGACGACTAGTGCCGACTCCGACAATGTCGACTCGGATGAGGATCAACGCCGTTCGGTCCATCTGTTCCAGGCCCGTCACAGTGCCCGAAGGGAAAACCTGCACCAGTTGATGGATAACATGTTGCGCCGGAAGTTTCACAGTTTGAACAACAACAACTACAGTGGGAAACATCCGGCGTCGGCTGGGAACACTTTGCTGCAGCAGCATCTGGCGGCGGCGGTCGTTGACAACAACCAGAATCATGACGAAAGGGAAACGAATGACGGAAAGAAGTATGTGTGTCCGATTTGTGACACGATTTCATCGACCAAACATGACTTCACGGAACACATCCGATCACACAACAACAGCAAATCGGCAACCGGCGGTGATAACGGAGAAGGTGGTCAGTTTGTGTGTAAAATCTGCTCGAAGGTTCTGTCGTCCGCATCGTCGCTGGATCGCCACGTGCTGGTGCACACCGGAGAGCGACCGTTCAACTGTAAGTACTGCAATCTGACGTTCACGACGAATGGCAATATGCATCGGCACATGCGAACCCACAAACAGTCGGAACGGGAAAGCTACGAAAGTGATGGTTCTACGGATAGTGGCGGAAGTAGCGGGGCAAGCAGTGGGATgtccaacaataacaacaatagctACAACAACAACTACGAAGGGGAAGGAAAGCGCAAGAATTCGGACGAAAATGTCCACTACAAGCGCAAGATTCGTACTATCAATAATAACATCCTGGACGGCAGTGTGACCGAAGGGGTTCAGAAGTTTTGCTGTCCGGTTTGTGTCCGGAATGACTTTTCCAGTATGATCAGTTTGGAAAGTCACATGGACCGGGAACATCCGCATATTCCGGCAAAGTGTCGTCACTGCGATATGGTGTTCAAAAGCTACAAAGCCCTGAATGCGCACCGGTGCGGAAACAACAACTACCAAAACATAACTCCGGGTTTCAAAGATTTGacgtttgttgatttttcaagtgaaaaatTCCCACTGATAGCGAAGAGTGTTTGCGAGCAGAGCATCCGGACACCGGTGACCAGTCAGAAGTTCGAATGTACCAAGTGTTACCGAGCGTTTCCCTGTTCGAAAACGCTGGAGATGCATGTGCGGGAATGTGGCGCTTCGGattacagttccagtggaacggAGAAACGCAAATGGAAAACGAGTGAGGCATCGTCGGAGGAGGACCTCAAACGAGATGATTTCTTTGCCAATCTGGACCTGCAGAATAAGTCTATGTCGACGAACATGTCATCGAATGTTTCCGAGGCACCCACCACTCCGTCATCGTTGGACAAATCGTTCTCCTCACCGATCATGTCCCGTGAGATAAAACAAGAGCCAAACTACTACCACCACAGTGGTGCCAACTATCCTCCGCAGCAGGACAACAAAGATCTCGCCGACATCCAGTCGATTATCAACGTCACCTCGTCCGGGGGATTCTTCCGCCAGTTGGATAAGGATCCGTACCCTCCGCTGCTGAAGGATGAAGAAGAAGCTCAGGATGCTTTCACTGCGGAGTTTCGTAAAATGAAACTTCGTGGTGAATTTCCCTGTCGGCTGTGTGCCGCCGTCTTTCCCAACCTACGGGCGTTGAAGGGTCACAACCGGATTCACGTATCCGCAGCCGGTCCGGGACCGTACCGGTGCAACATGTGCCCTTACATCATCAATGACAAGGCGACTCTGATTCGACATATGCGATCTCACAACGGAGATCGACCGTACGAGTGTGCCCTCTGCAATTATGCCTTCACAACGAAAGCGAACTGCGAACGCCACCTGCGGAATCGCCATGGCCGTGCGACCCGTGACGAAGTCAAACGGGCTATCATCTATCATCCCTCGGAGGATTCGTCCTGTGAGGATCCGTTGAAGAAGATGCAAATGTTCAATACGCCACCCGGGGACTTCGATCGGGACGTGGATGATCATCCGTCCGACCGGAGCACTCCGGTGTCGCACCTGAAGGAAATGCTGATGCCAATACCGATGAGTCTAGTCACTAAGATCGACAGCACACCGATGCCGATTACGCCGGCCAAAATTCAGGTGAAAAGTTTGGAAAAGCTTAACCAATTGACTCCGCCGCAGGAACAAGACTACGAAAAGGAAACACCGGACACTCCGGTTTCCCAACAGCCTTCGGAGCCGAGTCATCCGATCGATCTAAGCATGGATGTGTTGGATTTGAGCAAGAAACCGGAACCGATCATTCGCCGCGAAAACGATGCAGACTCGGATCATCCTCGTTCCGATGCCGAAGACGATGACGACGAACGTGGCGACGATGACGCGGAGGATGAAGACGAAGAGGAACAACAGGCCGCCAAAATCCCAAAACTGGATCTATCGTTGCTGGAGAAAAACCAACACCAACTTCAGCTGATGCAACAGAAACTCTTCAGCGAAGCGCTATCCAAAATGGATCCGGCCCATTACTTCCAACTAAGCCAACTGTACAGCCGGTTCGGTTTTCCGGCGGCCGCTGCCTTTCCCCTACATCCATTGTTCCTACAGAATCCTCTGCTGTGCGCTCCCGGTGCTCTCGGTGATCTGAAAAATTTCTTCCCCAAAGAATTTCCCCTGTTGCCACAGATGTCCGGCGGTAGTCTGATCGGAAATCCGTTCCACTCGCCATCGGAATCACCCAAGAGCAGTACGGAATCCACGGTCGGATCCGGACCAGCTCCGTTCGTCACCACAACACCTCTATCGGCTAAAAACTCCGGAGCTCAGCAATCGCCACAAAGTTTGCCAAATTCTCTACAACAGCAAAAAGTACTTTATCAGCATCATCAGCAACAGCAAATTCCCCCGCCACCACCACCTCCCCCGTCGTCCATGTCTGCGTCGATCCCGATGGGAAACGGTCCCGTCAAGATGGTTATCAAAAATGGCGTCCTGATGCCGAAGCAAAAACAACGCCGCTATCGCACCGAACGTCCGTTTGCCTGTGAGCATTGTTCCGCGCGTTTTACACTGCGTTCGAACATGGAACGTCACATCAAACAGCAACATCCACAATTTTGGTCCCAACGGCAACGTGGCGGTCATCACATGATGCGAGGTCGTGGACATTCATCTGCCGCAGCCGCTGCGgcggttgctgctgctgctgcagccTCTGCCGTGACTTCGAACCCCGGGTCGGCTTTGCATCAACATCATCATCCGCATCATCAGTCGATGGCGGCCGCTTTCGGTGGTATTTCCGATCAGGTCAAATATGCAATTCTGGCCCAACAGTCAGGCAAAGCCGCTGCCGGCCACCATCCGAACCACCGACCCGTGGTCGACGGTGGCAGCGAAATCGGAGGTACGGCCGGAATGAGTAGCATGCTTCAGAATATCATTGCTCAAGGGCAGAATCCTTTCGGAGCCGGAGCTCCGATGCACCACAAccaacaccaccaccaccaacatCAGGCACAGTCGAGGGCGGAACATTCAGCGGTAAAGGCGGGCAATGGCGAGCACCACCGAGCGGGAGACGACGAAGAAGATGAAGAGGAGGAAGAGGAAGAGGACGAACAGGAGCTTGTGATTGATGAGGAGCTAGAAATCGACGAAGGAGATCACCCGGAGGATCTGAGCAGCAAGGGAGGCAACGAGTCTGAACAGGAATTACCACGACCGGTTCAGGTTACCAGGAATGACAGTCCCGTGTTTCAGcataaaattttgaagcaaaaaCTGGAGGAAACCAAAGAACAACGGCAGCAAGCAGCGAAAGCTGTGGCGGAGGGAATTCTCGAACAGGCGATCCGACAGCGGAAGGAAGTGGACAAGGAAAAGGAACAACCGAAAAGTAGTGCGGACGAGAGTGATTTGGTGTCGGTGTCCAAACTGGTCGACAACGCCACCAACGTGGCATTCGAGAactattttag CAGACCTGATGTTCCGTTGTCGCAGGATCAGAGCGACGAGGAAGGCCTGGTCGCATCGGGCTCGGCATCCGAAAGCAACAACTCCGGAACGGATGATCCGAATCCGTCGAATCATTTGCAGAAGAAGAAATCCGCCTACAGTTTGGCTCCCAATCGGGTCAGCTGTCCCTACTGTCAGCGTATGTTCCCGTGGTCCAGCTCGCTACGGCGTCATATCCTTACCCACACCGGTCAGAAACCGTTCAAATGTTCGCAGTGTACTCTCCTGTTCACCACCAAATCCAACTGTGACCGTCATCTGTTGCGGAAGCACGGAGACGTCGAATCGGCCATGTCCATTCCGGTGCCGATTGATGATCTGCTGGATCCCAAACCGGAACCCATTCCGGTGGCCGTTGCCGAAGCTATTGCCAAATCCAAAGGAACACCGCCATCATCTCGACCGGCCAGCCCAAAACCACAATCTGCTCAATCTGTCCGCCTGGAGGAGGACCACCAACCAGCAGCACCAGCAGTCAAGGCGTTAACGGTGGCGAAGGAGGAAGAGGAGGAGGAATTCGAACCGATCCCGTCACCGGAACCGGCCGCTAAAATCAAAGATGAACCATCCACGGACGATAACTCCACGATCCCGGCCGTCAATTCGGATCTTCCCTTCAAGTGCCACCTGTGCGACTGTTCTTTCGCCGACCGAGTGTCCTGTCTGGATCACATCAAGCAATCCCACGTGCACGAATTTGCCCTGCTCATGAACAAGGTCACCCTGGAAGCGGAAAGTGAAGCCCCGTCCGGTTCGCCGGATGACGACGAAAGCGGTAACAATGGCGAAGGCGGTCGGGGTGGAAAGTATCCCGACTACGCCAATCGGAAG GTAATCTGCGCCTTCTGTTTGCGTCGCTTCTGGTCGACGGAAGATCTGAGGCGTCACATGCGCACCCACTCTGGCGAACGACCGTTCCAGTGTGACGTGTGCCGCCGTCGGTTCACCCTGAAGCACAGTATGCTGCGACACCAGCGCAAACACAAGTGCTCTCGGCTGAACGGAGGCGGAGGTGTCGCCGAAGCTGCTGGTAAAAATGGACATGTGGCCTCGTCGGACTTCAGCGATGACGAACCGGAGATGGCACCGACTCCGCCGCCTGCAGTACCACAGTCCCAGCAAAAACAACAGTTGCCACAGGCCATCACCCGTTCTTCCGCGAAGGGATTGCTGGGAGGCGGTGGTGGCAGTTCGGCCGATTTGATCGGCAATTTGCTCGGCATCAGCGACCAGGGTATCCTGAACCGAATGCTGCTCGGATCCGCTTCCGATGCGGCCCGGCTACTGGGCGTGGAAAAGTGA